A portion of the Streptomyces coeruleoprunus genome contains these proteins:
- a CDS encoding DUF4191 domain-containing protein gives MARKANSDSADAAANPGRLKQIALTYKMTRRSDPKVGLVIAGVGIVVFGALLGLGFLIGHPVYLGILGFVLAFLAMAIVFGRRAERAAFGQMEGQPGAAAAVLQNVGRGWTSTPAVAMNRSQDVIHRAVGRPGIVLVAEGNPNRLKSLLAAEKKRMARIVVDVPVHDIVVGDGEGQVPLKKLRTTMLKLPRVLTAAQVTAANDRLRAMGDLMSNMPIPKGPMPKGMRMPRGGKMR, from the coding sequence ATGGCGAGGAAGGCAAACTCAGACAGCGCTGACGCTGCTGCGAACCCCGGGCGACTGAAGCAGATCGCCCTGACGTACAAGATGACCCGACGGTCCGACCCGAAGGTCGGTCTTGTCATCGCGGGCGTGGGGATCGTCGTCTTCGGCGCCCTCCTCGGGCTCGGTTTCCTGATCGGGCACCCCGTCTATCTGGGCATCCTGGGCTTCGTCCTCGCGTTCCTCGCGATGGCGATCGTCTTCGGGCGGCGCGCCGAGCGGGCGGCCTTCGGCCAGATGGAGGGCCAGCCGGGCGCGGCGGCCGCCGTGCTGCAGAACGTCGGGCGGGGCTGGACGAGCACTCCGGCGGTGGCGATGAACCGCAGCCAGGACGTGATCCACCGCGCGGTGGGCCGGCCCGGCATCGTGCTGGTGGCCGAGGGCAACCCGAACCGGCTGAAGAGCCTGCTCGCCGCGGAGAAGAAGCGGATGGCCCGGATCGTCGTGGACGTTCCGGTGCACGACATCGTCGTCGGCGACGGCGAGGGCCAGGTGCCGCTGAAGAAGCTCCGTACGACGATGCTCAAGCTGCCGCGGGTCCTCACGGCCGCGCAGGTGACGGCGGCGAACGACCGGCTGCGCGCCATGGGCGACCTGATGAGCAACATGCCGATCCCGAAGGGCCCGATGCCCAAGGGCATGCGGATGCCGCGCGGCGGAAAGATGCGCTGA
- a CDS encoding GNAT family N-acetyltransferase, which yields MTTSPIRPARPGDADALARLDYTTWSTVHAVMPRPQPPLDPFFDADHRPEDYLVADLGDGPVGYVRLGKPTHLACNSHVRQIQGLVVAHSARGQGLARALLRAACDEARRQGAVRVTLRVLGHNTPARRLYESEGFAVEGVLPGEFHLDGAYVDDVFMGRGLRG from the coding sequence ATGACCACGTCCCCCATACGCCCCGCACGCCCCGGCGACGCAGACGCGCTCGCCCGGCTCGACTACACGACCTGGTCGACCGTGCACGCCGTCATGCCGCGCCCGCAGCCGCCGCTGGACCCGTTCTTCGACGCCGACCACCGGCCCGAGGACTACCTCGTCGCCGACCTCGGCGACGGCCCCGTCGGGTACGTCCGCCTCGGCAAGCCCACCCACCTCGCCTGCAACAGCCATGTGCGCCAGATCCAGGGTCTGGTCGTCGCGCACTCCGCCCGGGGGCAGGGCCTCGCGCGCGCCCTGCTGCGCGCCGCGTGCGACGAGGCGCGACGCCAGGGCGCCGTCCGTGTCACCCTGCGCGTCCTCGGCCACAACACGCCCGCGCGCAGGCTGTACGAGTCGGAGGGGTTCGCCGTCGAAGGCGTCCTGCCGGGGGAGTTCCACCTCGACGGCGCCTACGTCGACGACGTCTTCATGGGGCGCGGTCTCAGGGGGTGA
- a CDS encoding transcriptional regulator: MRAGRLLSLLLLLQNRGRLTATELAAELEVSVRTVYRDVESLIAAGVPVFGEPGHGGGFALVDGYRTRLTGLTAAEAEAVFLAGLPGPAAQLGLGSVLAAAELKLEAALPAELRRQARRVRERFHLDAPGWYREADEAPYLPAVASAVWRRRAVRVRYRRWDAPEVVERRLEPYGIVLKAGRWYVVAHAGGGAPRTYRISRILELHPLDEAFTPPADFDLATYWRTHTAELQERLWQGEAEIRISPPGLARLRELAPPAVAEAAEAGEEEHPGGWRRALIPIESLTHAESQLLALGAHVEVLHPPALRARLATTARSLAALYD, from the coding sequence ATGCGCGCCGGCCGACTGCTCTCCCTCCTCCTGCTCCTGCAGAACCGCGGCCGGCTGACGGCCACCGAACTCGCGGCGGAGCTGGAGGTGTCGGTGCGCACGGTCTACCGGGACGTGGAGTCGCTGATCGCCGCGGGCGTCCCGGTGTTCGGCGAGCCCGGTCACGGCGGCGGCTTCGCCCTGGTCGACGGCTACCGCACCCGCCTGACCGGGCTGACGGCCGCCGAGGCCGAGGCGGTGTTCCTGGCCGGGCTGCCGGGCCCGGCGGCGCAGCTGGGCCTGGGCTCGGTGCTGGCCGCGGCCGAGCTGAAGCTGGAAGCCGCGCTGCCGGCCGAGCTGCGCCGGCAGGCCAGGCGCGTCCGCGAGCGCTTCCACCTCGACGCACCGGGGTGGTACCGGGAGGCGGACGAGGCTCCGTACCTGCCGGCGGTGGCGTCCGCGGTATGGCGGCGGAGGGCGGTCCGCGTCCGCTACCGCCGCTGGGACGCCCCGGAGGTCGTGGAGCGGCGCCTCGAACCGTACGGGATCGTGCTCAAGGCCGGGCGGTGGTACGTGGTGGCGCACGCCGGCGGCGGCGCACCCCGCACCTACCGGATCAGCCGGATCCTGGAGCTGCACCCCTTGGACGAGGCGTTCACTCCGCCCGCGGACTTCGACCTGGCCACCTACTGGCGGACGCACACGGCCGAACTCCAGGAGCGACTGTGGCAGGGCGAGGCGGAGATCCGCATCTCTCCGCCCGGACTGGCGCGGCTCCGTGAGCTGGCACCACCGGCGGTGGCCGAGGCGGCCGAGGCGGGTGAGGAGGAGCACCCCGGCGGCTGGCGCCGCGCCCTCATCCCGATCGAGAGCCTCACCCACGCGGAGAGCCAACTCCTCGCCCTGGGCGCCCACGTGGAGGTCCTGCACCCGCCCGCCCTGCGCGCCCGCCTGGCGACGACGGCACGGTCGCTGGCGGCGCTGTACGACTGA
- the glnA gene encoding type I glutamate--ammonia ligase: MFQNADEAQKFIADNDVKFVDVRFCDLPGVMQHFTIPAAAFDPAEELAFDGSSIRGFQAIHESDMALRADLSTARLDPFRRDKTLNINFFIHDPITGEQYSRDPRNIAKKAEAYLASTGIADTAFFGPEAEFYVFDSVRFNTAANEGFYHIDSEAGAWNTGAIEDNRGYKVRYKGGYFPAPPVDHFADLRAEISLELEKSGLQVERQHHEVGTAGQAEINYKFNTLLAAADDLMLFKYIVKNVAWRNGKTATFMPKPIFGDNGSGMHVHQSLWLGGEPLFYDEAGYAGLSDTARYYIGGILKHAPSLLAFTNPTVNSYHRLVPGFEAPVNLVYSQRNRSAAMRIPITGSNPKAKRVEFRAPDPSSNPYLAFSALLLAGLDGIKNKIEPAEPIDKDLYELAPEEHAGVPQVPTDLASVLNALEEDNEYLQAGGVFTADLIETWIDYKRTKEIAPIQLRPHPHEFELYFDI, encoded by the coding sequence ATGTTCCAGAACGCCGACGAAGCCCAGAAGTTCATCGCGGACAACGACGTCAAGTTCGTCGACGTCCGGTTCTGCGACCTCCCGGGCGTGATGCAGCACTTCACGATCCCGGCGGCGGCTTTCGACCCGGCCGAGGAGCTGGCCTTCGACGGCTCGTCGATCCGCGGTTTCCAGGCCATCCACGAGTCCGACATGGCGCTGCGCGCGGACCTGTCGACGGCCCGCCTGGACCCGTTCCGCCGCGACAAGACGCTGAACATCAACTTCTTCATCCACGACCCGATCACGGGCGAGCAGTACAGCCGTGACCCGCGCAACATCGCCAAGAAGGCGGAGGCGTACCTGGCCTCCACCGGCATCGCGGACACGGCGTTCTTCGGCCCGGAGGCGGAGTTCTACGTCTTCGACTCGGTGCGCTTCAACACCGCCGCGAACGAGGGCTTCTACCACATCGACTCCGAGGCCGGCGCCTGGAACACCGGTGCGATCGAGGACAACCGCGGTTACAAGGTCCGCTACAAGGGCGGCTACTTCCCGGCCCCGCCGGTCGACCACTTCGCCGACCTGCGTGCCGAGATCTCCCTGGAGCTGGAGAAGTCCGGCCTCCAGGTCGAGCGCCAGCACCACGAGGTGGGCACCGCCGGCCAGGCCGAGATCAACTACAAGTTCAACACGCTGCTCGCCGCCGCCGACGACCTGATGCTCTTCAAGTACATCGTGAAGAACGTCGCCTGGCGCAACGGCAAGACCGCGACCTTCATGCCGAAGCCGATCTTCGGCGACAACGGCTCCGGCATGCACGTCCACCAGTCCCTGTGGCTGGGCGGCGAGCCGCTCTTCTACGACGAGGCCGGCTACGCGGGCCTGTCGGACACCGCCCGCTACTACATCGGCGGCATCCTCAAGCACGCCCCGTCCCTCCTGGCCTTCACGAACCCGACGGTGAACTCGTACCACCGCCTGGTCCCGGGCTTCGAGGCCCCGGTGAACCTCGTGTACTCGCAGCGCAACCGCTCCGCCGCGATGCGTATCCCGATCACGGGCTCGAACCCGAAGGCCAAGCGCGTCGAGTTCCGCGCGCCGGACCCGTCCTCCAACCCGTACCTGGCCTTCTCGGCCCTCCTCCTCGCGGGCCTGGACGGCATCAAGAACAAGATCGAGCCGGCCGAGCCGATCGACAAGGACCTGTACGAGCTGGCCCCCGAGGAGCACGCGGGCGTCCCCCAGGTCCCGACCGACCTGGCCTCCGTCCTCAACGCCCTGGAGGAGGACAACGAGTACCTCCAGGCGGGTGGCGTCTTCACGGCCGACCTGATCGAGACGTGGATCGACTACAAGCGCACGAAGGAGATCGCGCCGATCCAGCTGCGTCCGCACCCGCACGAGTTCGAGCTGTACTTCGACATCTGA
- a CDS encoding TIGR01777 family oxidoreductase has product MSFPADPHRDAATTGHASDAEAAPGRTRASDHTRAEDGGPRAEDGGPRADGVRAGGSRAAARSRVAVTGASGLIGSALVRSLRADGHDVVRLVRRPAKGPDEVEWDPRRQYVDVAGLAGCDAVVHLAGAGVGERRWTEAYKREIRESRVLGTAAIAEAVASLDVPPKVLLCGTALGYYGDTGMRAVDESAPAGDGFLPSVCVEWEEAAAAAEEAGVRVAYARTGLVVAARGGAWGRLFPLFRAGLGGRLGSGHQYWSFIALHDEVAALRHILDTESLSGPVNLTAPEPVTNREVTAAMGRVLRRPTPFPVPAPALRIALGDFAHDVLGSQRVLPRRLLESGFRFAFPTVDTAIHAAARAR; this is encoded by the coding sequence ATGTCTTTCCCCGCCGACCCTCACCGCGACGCCGCGACCACCGGCCACGCTTCCGATGCCGAGGCCGCTCCGGGCCGAACCCGCGCGTCCGACCACACCCGCGCCGAGGACGGCGGCCCCCGCGCCGAGGACGGCGGCCCCCGTGCCGACGGGGTCCGTGCCGGTGGTTCCCGCGCCGCCGCCCGGTCCCGGGTCGCCGTGACCGGCGCGAGCGGACTGATCGGCTCGGCGCTCGTGCGCTCCCTGCGCGCCGACGGCCACGACGTGGTGCGGCTCGTCCGGCGCCCGGCGAAGGGGCCGGACGAGGTGGAGTGGGACCCGAGGCGGCAGTACGTGGACGTGGCGGGCCTGGCCGGGTGCGACGCCGTCGTCCACCTGGCGGGCGCGGGCGTGGGCGAGCGGCGCTGGACCGAGGCGTACAAGCGGGAGATCCGCGAGAGCCGGGTGCTCGGCACGGCCGCGATCGCCGAGGCGGTGGCGTCGCTGGACGTGCCGCCGAAGGTGCTGCTGTGCGGGACGGCGCTCGGCTACTACGGGGACACGGGTATGCGGGCGGTGGACGAGTCGGCTCCGGCCGGGGACGGGTTCCTGCCGTCGGTGTGCGTGGAGTGGGAGGAGGCGGCCGCGGCCGCGGAGGAGGCGGGCGTACGGGTCGCGTACGCCCGTACCGGCCTGGTGGTGGCGGCCCGGGGCGGGGCGTGGGGGCGGCTGTTCCCGCTGTTCCGCGCCGGTCTGGGCGGCCGGCTGGGGAGCGGGCACCAGTACTGGAGCTTCATCGCGCTGCACGACGAGGTGGCGGCGCTGCGGCACATCCTCGACACCGAGTCGCTCTCGGGCCCGGTGAACCTGACGGCCCCGGAGCCGGTCACCAACCGCGAGGTGACGGCGGCGATGGGGCGGGTCCTGCGCCGCCCGACGCCGTTCCCGGTCCCGGCACCGGCCCTGCGGATCGCGCTGGGCGACTTCGCCCACGACGTCCTGGGCAGTCAGCGGGTCCTGCCGAGGCGGCTCCTGGAGTCGGGCTTCCGCTTCGCGTTCCCCACGGTGGACACGGCGATCCACGCGGCAGCCCGCGCCCGCTGA
- the lipB gene encoding lipoyl(octanoyl) transferase LipB encodes MREPRSELRFVHLGFGENAVEYQEAWDRQREVHAARFADEIPDTCLLLEHPPVYTAGRRTEDGERPLDGTPVVDVDRGGKITWHGPGQLVGYPILKLPRPVDVVAHVRRLEEALIRAAAEFGVATTRVEGRSGVWVLGDPVEQRPAFGGLSLDFDPRLHDEEFDPRLSGPEYAPSNAGQRREDRKLAAIGIRVAKGVTMHGFALNVNPDNTWFDRIVPCGIRDAGVTSLANELGRDVPVAEVLPVVERHLRDVLVNADLKPRVIETAAAAATAGEGAGA; translated from the coding sequence GTGAGGGAGCCGCGCAGCGAGCTGCGCTTCGTCCACCTGGGCTTCGGCGAGAACGCCGTGGAGTACCAGGAGGCGTGGGACAGGCAGCGCGAGGTGCACGCGGCCCGGTTCGCGGACGAGATCCCGGACACCTGCCTGCTGCTGGAGCACCCGCCCGTGTACACGGCGGGCCGGCGCACCGAGGACGGCGAGCGTCCCCTGGACGGCACGCCGGTGGTGGACGTGGACCGCGGCGGCAAGATCACCTGGCACGGCCCGGGCCAGCTCGTCGGCTATCCGATCCTGAAGCTCCCCCGCCCGGTGGACGTCGTGGCGCATGTCAGGCGGCTGGAGGAGGCCCTGATCCGGGCGGCCGCGGAGTTCGGCGTGGCGACCACGCGGGTCGAGGGCCGCAGCGGCGTGTGGGTGCTGGGCGACCCGGTGGAGCAGCGCCCGGCGTTCGGCGGGCTGTCGCTGGACTTCGACCCGAGGCTGCACGACGAGGAGTTCGACCCGCGGCTGAGCGGCCCCGAGTACGCCCCGTCGAACGCGGGCCAGCGCCGCGAGGACCGCAAGCTGGCGGCGATCGGCATCCGCGTCGCCAAGGGCGTGACGATGCACGGCTTCGCCCTGAACGTGAACCCGGACAACACGTGGTTCGACCGGATCGTGCCCTGCGGCATCCGGGACGCGGGCGTGACGTCCCTGGCGAACGAGCTCGGCCGGGACGTGCCGGTCGCCGAGGTGCTGCCCGTGGTGGAGCGTCATCTGCGGGACGTCCTGGTGAACGCGGACCTGAAGCCGCGGGTGATCGAGACCGCCGCCGCGGCGGCGACCGCGGGCGAGGGGGCCGGAGCCTGA
- a CDS encoding SDR family oxidoreductase: MNRYEKRRVLITGAGSGIGRATVHRVLAEGGTVVAADVDEAGLRETYDRAVADGTAGRLTTSVLDVSDERSVTEGVAAAVARLGGLDVLVNAAGILRCEHTHRTGLDLFNRVIAVNLTGTFLMTREALPALLAGDRPVVVNFSSTSANFAHPYMAAYAASKGGIQAMTHTIAAEYGGRGLRAVAVAPGSIASGMTTGAGPGLPEDADMRLFAKLVPAIGEGFAAPETVAGVVAMLGSEDGAFITGTEIRIDGGTHY, encoded by the coding sequence ATGAACCGTTACGAGAAGCGCCGCGTCCTGATCACCGGCGCCGGCTCCGGCATCGGCCGGGCCACCGTCCACCGCGTCCTCGCCGAGGGCGGCACGGTCGTCGCCGCCGACGTCGACGAGGCCGGGCTCCGGGAGACGTACGACCGGGCCGTGGCCGACGGCACCGCCGGCCGCCTCACCACCAGCGTCCTGGACGTCTCCGACGAGCGGTCCGTGACCGAGGGCGTCGCGGCCGCCGTCGCCCGCCTCGGCGGCCTGGACGTCCTGGTCAACGCCGCCGGCATCCTGCGCTGCGAGCACACGCACCGGACGGGCCTCGACCTCTTCAACCGGGTCATCGCCGTGAACCTGACCGGCACCTTCCTCATGACCCGCGAGGCCCTGCCCGCGCTCCTCGCCGGCGACCGGCCCGTCGTCGTGAACTTCTCGTCCACCTCGGCGAACTTCGCACACCCCTATATGGCGGCGTACGCGGCGAGCAAGGGCGGCATCCAGGCGATGACCCACACCATCGCCGCCGAGTACGGCGGGCGGGGGCTGCGCGCCGTCGCCGTCGCCCCCGGCTCCATCGCCTCCGGGATGACCACCGGCGCCGGTCCCGGCCTGCCGGAGGACGCCGACATGCGGCTGTTCGCCAAGCTGGTCCCCGCCATCGGGGAGGGATTCGCCGCCCCGGAGACGGTCGCCGGGGTCGTCGCCATGCTGGGCTCCGAGGACGGCGCCTTCATCACCGGCACCGAGATACGCATCGACGGCGGCACCCACTACTGA
- a CDS encoding regulator, producing MTDRPPQRNPNRQLAALIAEAGFSNAGLARRVDQLGLEHGLDLRYDKTSVTRWLRGQQPRGTTPALIAEVFTRRLGRRLSAQDLGLDACAPVYAGLEFASTPEEAVDIVSGLWRKDSGSHAELRKIAFTPAGLVVPSRDWLIGRADERVARGEPPQRAPHAGPPGHAPGHPGGSSAPAGTALGAAAPARVPAQGRGPSGQPGGVSLPRQRGGTERGPGQRVTGGDIAALRSVGELFRTLDHAYGGGHARQALVRYLEHEAEPMLRGTYGEATGRRLFAAAADLTRLAGWTSYDIAAHGLAQRYFVQALRLSQAAGDRAYGSYVLVTMSRQAVYLGHGREAVQLARVAQQGIGSSAPPVVQALLHAVEARGHAVLGEVRAGTASLVRAERALETARPGDDVPYWARFFDEGQLADEFGHCHRDLQQYRAAAQHAERSLQLHSPAYARSRLFCRVVLATARLGLGELDQACALGAEAAQQASEMRSARAVEYVRDFERRLEPYRDAAAVRTYRDRVAAIG from the coding sequence ATGACGGATCGACCCCCGCAGCGCAACCCGAATCGCCAGCTCGCCGCGCTGATCGCCGAAGCCGGATTCTCCAACGCAGGTCTAGCCAGACGGGTGGACCAGCTCGGCCTCGAGCATGGGCTCGACCTCCGTTACGACAAGACCTCCGTCACCCGCTGGCTGCGCGGGCAGCAGCCGCGCGGCACCACGCCCGCGCTGATCGCCGAGGTGTTCACGCGCCGCCTCGGACGGCGGCTGTCGGCCCAGGACCTCGGGCTCGACGCCTGCGCCCCCGTGTACGCGGGCCTGGAGTTCGCGTCCACGCCCGAGGAGGCCGTCGACATCGTCAGCGGGCTGTGGCGCAAGGACTCGGGCAGCCACGCGGAACTGCGCAAGATCGCGTTCACGCCCGCGGGGCTCGTCGTCCCCAGCCGCGACTGGCTGATCGGCCGCGCGGACGAGCGGGTCGCCCGGGGCGAGCCCCCGCAGCGCGCCCCGCACGCCGGCCCGCCCGGGCACGCCCCCGGACACCCCGGTGGTTCCTCCGCACCGGCCGGTACGGCCCTGGGCGCCGCCGCCCCGGCGCGTGTCCCGGCGCAGGGGCGCGGCCCGTCGGGGCAGCCCGGCGGCGTCTCCCTGCCCCGCCAGCGCGGCGGCACCGAGCGCGGGCCCGGGCAGCGGGTCACCGGCGGGGACATCGCCGCCCTGCGCTCCGTCGGCGAGCTGTTCCGCACGCTCGACCACGCCTACGGCGGCGGCCACGCCCGCCAGGCCCTCGTCCGCTACCTGGAGCACGAGGCCGAGCCGATGCTGCGCGGCACGTACGGGGAGGCCACCGGGCGCAGGCTGTTCGCGGCGGCCGCGGACCTGACCCGGCTCGCCGGCTGGACGTCGTACGACATCGCCGCGCACGGCCTGGCCCAGCGGTACTTCGTCCAGGCGCTGCGGCTGTCGCAGGCGGCGGGTGACCGGGCGTACGGCTCGTACGTGCTGGTCACCATGAGCCGTCAGGCCGTCTACCTGGGGCACGGGCGGGAGGCCGTCCAGCTGGCGCGGGTCGCCCAGCAGGGGATCGGCTCGTCGGCGCCGCCGGTCGTGCAGGCGCTCCTGCACGCGGTCGAGGCGCGCGGGCACGCCGTGCTCGGTGAGGTACGGGCCGGCACCGCGTCCCTCGTCCGTGCCGAGCGGGCCCTGGAAACCGCCCGCCCGGGCGACGACGTGCCGTACTGGGCCCGGTTCTTCGACGAGGGGCAGCTCGCCGACGAGTTCGGCCACTGCCACCGCGACCTCCAGCAGTACCGGGCGGCCGCGCAGCACGCCGAGCGGTCCCTCCAACTGCACTCGCCGGCGTACGCCCGCAGCAGGCTCTTCTGCCGCGTCGTCCTCGCCACGGCCCGCCTCGGCCTCGGCGAACTGGACCAGGCGTGCGCGCTGGGCGCGGAGGCGGCCCAGCAGGCGTCGGAGATGCGCTCGGCCCGCGCGGTCGAGTACGTCCGCGACTTCGAGCGCCGTTTGGAGCCGTACCGGGACGCGGCGGCGGTCCGCACGTACCGGGACCGGGTGGCGGCGATCGGGTAG
- the lipA gene encoding lipoyl synthase, with product MSAVAPDGRKMLRLEVRNSQTPIERKPEWIKTRAKMGPEYNALQKLVKSEGLHTVCQEAGCPNIFECWEDREATFLIGGDQCTRRCDFCQIDTGKPQALDRDEPRRVGESVVTMDLNYATITGVARDDLEDGGAWLYAETVRQIHAMTAEREGGRTKVELLIPDFNAVPEQLAEVFSSRPEVLAHNVETVPRIFKRIRPAFRYERSLEVITKAREAGLVTKSNLILGMGETREEVSEALRDLHEAGCELITITQYLRPSVRHHPVERWVKPQEFVELKEEADEIGFSGVMSGPLVRSSYRAGRLFQQAMDARGAAAQATQAV from the coding sequence GTGTCCGCAGTCGCACCCGACGGACGCAAGATGCTGCGCCTGGAGGTCCGGAACAGCCAGACCCCCATCGAGCGCAAGCCCGAGTGGATCAAGACCCGGGCGAAGATGGGTCCCGAGTACAACGCGCTGCAGAAGCTCGTGAAGAGCGAGGGCCTGCACACGGTCTGCCAGGAAGCGGGCTGTCCGAACATCTTCGAGTGCTGGGAGGACCGCGAGGCGACCTTCCTCATCGGCGGCGACCAGTGCACCCGGCGCTGCGACTTCTGCCAGATCGACACGGGCAAGCCGCAGGCCCTCGACCGTGACGAGCCCCGCCGCGTCGGCGAGTCGGTCGTCACGATGGACCTGAACTACGCCACGATCACCGGCGTCGCGCGCGACGACCTGGAGGACGGCGGCGCCTGGCTGTACGCGGAGACGGTGCGGCAGATCCACGCGATGACGGCGGAGCGCGAGGGCGGCCGGACCAAGGTCGAGCTGCTGATCCCCGACTTCAACGCGGTCCCGGAGCAGCTGGCCGAGGTCTTCTCGTCCCGCCCCGAGGTGCTGGCGCACAACGTGGAGACGGTCCCGCGGATCTTCAAGCGGATCCGCCCGGCGTTCCGCTACGAGCGCTCGCTGGAGGTCATCACCAAGGCCCGCGAGGCCGGTCTGGTGACCAAGTCGAACCTGATCCTCGGCATGGGCGAGACCCGCGAGGAGGTCAGCGAGGCGCTGCGGGACCTGCACGAGGCCGGCTGCGAGCTGATCACCATCACCCAGTACCTGCGCCCGTCGGTGCGCCACCACCCGGTGGAGCGCTGGGTGAAGCCGCAGGAGTTCGTGGAGCTGAAGGAGGAGGCCGACGAGATCGGCTTCTCCGGTGTGATGTCGGGCCCGCTGGTCCGCTCCTCGTACCGCGCGGGCCGGCTGTTCCAGCAGGCGATGGACGCCCGCGGTGCGGCGGCGCAGGCCACGCAGGCCGTGTGA
- a CDS encoding RDD family protein, whose amino-acid sequence MDNRQAIGSWLSGPRAAAEEMGADFGYRGERLGLPEQGPGAIAPLGRRFGALFIDWSLCSLIAYGLIAGSDVTRLQNWPLALFFALSLLTVGTVGSTPGKRLLGLRVISVEGERLGIGRVLVRSLLLCLAVPALIWDRDGRGLHDRFSGAVQVRIG is encoded by the coding sequence GTGGACAACAGGCAAGCAATCGGATCGTGGCTCTCCGGACCGCGTGCGGCGGCCGAAGAGATGGGCGCCGACTTCGGCTACCGGGGCGAACGGCTCGGTCTGCCGGAGCAGGGACCGGGCGCCATCGCCCCACTGGGACGCCGATTCGGCGCCCTCTTCATCGACTGGTCCCTGTGCTCCTTGATTGCATACGGGCTGATCGCGGGCAGTGACGTCACCCGCCTCCAGAACTGGCCCCTGGCCCTGTTCTTCGCGCTCAGCCTGCTCACCGTGGGTACGGTCGGCAGCACACCCGGCAAGCGTCTGCTGGGACTGCGGGTCATCTCCGTGGAGGGCGAGCGCCTCGGCATCGGCCGCGTCCTCGTCCGGAGCCTGCTCCTCTGCCTCGCCGTCCCGGCCCTCATCTGGGACCGCGACGGCCGCGGCCTCCACGACCGCTTCTCCGGCGCCGTCCAGGTGCGGATCGGCTGA
- a CDS encoding NAD(P)/FAD-dependent oxidoreductase, producing MLSTADHADVVIVGAGLAGLSAAHQLTSAGLTVRVLEAAPQVGGRMATDQVDGFRLDRIGQLLNTSYPELHRTPGLDPGALRRFQPGVLVHSGGRLHRTGEVRGGARSALTRARALASGPRPLDQARLGASLARLAGTPTERLLARRERPALEALTARGLPARTVGTFLRPLLSALLSDPDLTTSSRCADLALRGFARGRLCVPAGGAVTLPQRMAAALPPGTVRTGVRVKDASISRVLTAEHGEFTCRSLVVATGARAAAELLPGLRVPDFHPVTVLHHTARVAPLSAPVLLLDADRSGPVSHTAVMSEVDPSRAPNGRALITSTVLGAPPDDLDRRVRRQLSALYGTGTTEWELLAVRHDPEAVPAMPPPHDLRRPVRLLAGLYVCGDHRDMSTPQGALHSGHRAAHAILRDLGLPPAHPTTRLEAAA from the coding sequence GTGCTCAGTACCGCAGATCACGCGGACGTCGTCATCGTCGGAGCCGGGCTCGCGGGGCTGTCCGCGGCTCACCAGCTGACCAGCGCCGGACTGACGGTCCGGGTACTGGAGGCCGCTCCACAGGTCGGCGGGCGGATGGCCACCGACCAGGTCGACGGGTTCCGGCTGGACCGCATCGGGCAGCTGCTCAACACGTCGTACCCCGAGCTCCACCGCACCCCGGGCCTCGACCCGGGTGCGCTGCGCAGGTTCCAGCCCGGCGTGCTGGTGCACAGCGGGGGACGGCTGCACCGGACGGGCGAGGTGCGGGGCGGCGCCCGCTCGGCGCTCACCCGGGCGCGGGCCCTGGCGAGCGGGCCGCGCCCGCTGGACCAGGCGCGGCTGGGCGCGTCGCTGGCCCGCCTGGCCGGGACCCCGACCGAGCGGCTCCTGGCGCGCCGGGAGCGGCCGGCGCTGGAGGCGCTGACGGCGCGGGGGCTTCCGGCCCGCACTGTAGGAACGTTCCTGCGCCCGCTGCTCTCGGCGCTGTTGAGCGACCCGGACCTGACCACGTCGAGCCGCTGCGCGGATCTGGCGCTGCGCGGGTTCGCGCGGGGCAGGCTGTGCGTGCCGGCGGGGGGCGCGGTGACGCTGCCGCAGCGGATGGCAGCGGCGCTCCCGCCCGGCACGGTACGGACCGGGGTGCGGGTGAAGGACGCGTCGATCAGCCGGGTGTTGACGGCGGAGCACGGGGAGTTCACGTGCCGGTCCCTGGTCGTGGCGACCGGGGCGCGCGCCGCGGCGGAGCTGCTGCCGGGCCTGCGGGTGCCGGACTTCCACCCGGTGACGGTGCTGCACCACACGGCACGCGTGGCGCCGCTGTCCGCGCCGGTGCTGCTGCTGGACGCCGACCGCTCGGGCCCCGTCTCGCACACGGCGGTGATGAGCGAAGTCGACCCGTCACGGGCACCGAACGGCCGGGCCCTGATCACGTCGACGGTCCTGGGCGCCCCGCCGGACGACCTGGACCGGCGCGTACGGCGGCAGCTGTCCGCGCTGTACGGCACGGGGACCACCGAGTGGGAGCTGCTGGCGGTCCGTCACGACCCGGAAGCCGTCCCGGCCATGCCCCCGCCCCACGACCTGCGCCGCCCGGTACGGCTGCTGGCGGGCCTGTACGTGTGCGGCGACCACCGCGACATGAGCACCCCGCAGGGCGCCCTCCACTCGGGCCACCGCGCGGCCCACGCCATCCTCCGCGACCTGGGCCTCCCGCCGGCCCACCCGACGACCCGCTTGGAGGCCGCGGCCTGA